In one Umezawaea sp. Da 62-37 genomic region, the following are encoded:
- a CDS encoding transposase, translating into MQLRYKFRLAPEPSHRDALARAFGCARTVFNDGLRVRRTAWENGEDHLSDGDLSKQVITQAKATPERAWLGEVSSVVLQQALADLNVAYRNFFASLSGERKGRRVSPPRFRSRKDNRQALRFTKNARFTVLDNGRLRLPKIGDVPVRWSRRLPADPSSVTVIKDAAGRYFASFVVQVADDPLPSSASEVGVDLGLTHFAVLSDGTKVAAPRFLRQAARTLKRLQQALSRKQRGSNNRKKAVAKVARAHAKVADSRRDWQHKLSTSIIRDNQAVYVEDLCVVGLGRTRLAKSVHDAGWAAFTAMLEYKAARHGRTFARVDRFLPSTRMCSDCGRINDKLSLDIRSWRCPCGSTHDRDVNAAKNIKAAGQADFNDRGARVRPAAMPALRGEAVTHPDAVCSAHGVEGIFVFQGEEDVKSTTPTTT; encoded by the coding sequence GTGCAGCTTCGTTACAAGTTCCGGCTCGCCCCGGAGCCGTCCCACCGCGACGCGTTGGCGCGGGCGTTCGGGTGCGCGCGGACGGTGTTCAACGACGGCCTGCGGGTACGGCGGACTGCGTGGGAGAACGGCGAGGATCACCTGTCGGACGGGGACCTGTCCAAGCAGGTCATCACCCAGGCCAAGGCCACTCCGGAGCGAGCGTGGTTGGGTGAGGTGTCCTCGGTGGTGCTGCAACAGGCCCTCGCCGATCTGAACGTGGCGTACCGCAACTTCTTCGCCTCCCTGTCGGGCGAGCGCAAGGGCCGCAGGGTCTCGCCGCCTCGCTTCCGGTCGCGCAAGGACAACCGGCAGGCCCTGCGCTTCACGAAGAACGCCCGGTTCACGGTCTTGGACAACGGCCGCTTGCGCTTGCCGAAGATCGGTGACGTGCCCGTGCGCTGGTCACGTCGGCTTCCGGCTGATCCCTCCAGCGTCACCGTGATCAAGGACGCAGCAGGCCGGTACTTCGCGTCGTTCGTCGTACAGGTCGCGGACGATCCGTTGCCATCTTCGGCTTCCGAGGTGGGCGTGGATCTCGGGCTGACCCACTTCGCCGTCCTGTCGGACGGTACGAAGGTCGCCGCGCCGAGATTCCTGCGCCAAGCCGCCCGCACGCTCAAGCGGTTGCAACAGGCGCTGTCCCGCAAACAGCGCGGCAGCAACAACCGGAAGAAAGCCGTGGCGAAGGTCGCCCGTGCGCACGCCAAGGTGGCGGATTCCCGGCGGGACTGGCAGCACAAACTCTCGACGTCGATCATCCGCGACAACCAAGCGGTGTACGTCGAGGACTTGTGCGTGGTCGGTCTCGGTCGGACCCGGCTGGCCAAGTCCGTGCACGACGCCGGGTGGGCTGCCTTCACCGCCATGTTGGAGTACAAGGCGGCACGTCACGGGCGTACGTTCGCCAGGGTGGACCGATTCCTCCCGTCCACCCGGATGTGCTCGGACTGCGGACGGATCAACGACAAGTTGTCACTTGACATCCGATCATGGCGCTGCCCGTGCGGCAGCACCCACGACCGGGACGTCAACGCTGCCAAGAACATCAAGGCCGCCGGACAGGCGGACTTCAACGACCGTGGAGCGCGGGTAAGACCAGCAGCGATGCCGGCACTGCGTGGTGAGGCGGTAACCCACCCGGACGCCGTGTGTTCCGCACACGGCGTGGAGGGGATCTTCGTCTTTCAAGGCGAAGAGGATGTCAAATCAACTACCCCGACAACGACATGA
- a CDS encoding helix-turn-helix transcriptional regulator, protein MDTPAELGDFLRTRRARLRPEDVGVVSHGARRVPGLRREELAQLAGVSVTYYTRLEQGQSQNASDDVLDAIARALRLDEDESAHLRNLARPGRRKRRPTPRAESARNGVRQLVAAMDKVPAVAMDRRSDVLAWNPLGHALLAGHHDLRSPYSAATRPNLTRMLFLDAHTRELYTHWEDEAKRSVASLRLVAGRHPDDRQFAELVGELCVKSLEFASLWSRHPVLNCTFGSKVFHHPVVGAMELAFEMVQMPDDSAHRILMYSAEPGTPSEAALSLLASGVPLHDDRVWLTTDHR, encoded by the coding sequence ATGGACACACCGGCTGAGTTGGGCGACTTCCTGCGCACCAGGCGCGCGCGGCTGCGGCCGGAGGACGTCGGGGTGGTCTCGCACGGCGCACGACGGGTCCCCGGCCTGCGCCGGGAAGAGCTGGCGCAGCTCGCGGGCGTCAGCGTGACGTACTACACGCGGCTGGAGCAGGGGCAGAGCCAGAACGCCTCGGACGACGTCCTAGACGCGATCGCGCGCGCGTTGCGGCTGGACGAGGACGAGAGCGCCCACCTGCGGAACCTCGCACGTCCCGGCCGCCGCAAGCGCAGGCCGACGCCGCGGGCGGAGTCCGCGCGCAACGGGGTCCGGCAGCTGGTGGCGGCGATGGACAAGGTCCCCGCGGTGGCCATGGACCGGCGCAGCGACGTGCTCGCGTGGAACCCGCTCGGCCACGCGCTGCTGGCCGGGCACCACGACCTGCGCAGCCCGTACTCCGCCGCGACCAGGCCGAACCTGACCAGGATGCTGTTCCTGGACGCCCACACGCGGGAGCTGTACACGCACTGGGAGGACGAGGCCAAGCGGTCGGTGGCGTCGTTGCGGCTGGTCGCGGGGCGGCACCCGGACGACCGCCAGTTCGCCGAGCTGGTCGGCGAACTGTGCGTCAAGAGCCTGGAGTTCGCGTCCCTGTGGTCGCGTCACCCGGTCCTGAACTGCACGTTCGGGTCGAAGGTCTTCCACCACCCGGTGGTCGGCGCGATGGAGCTGGCGTTCGAGATGGTGCAGATGCCGGACGACTCGGCGCACCGCATCCTGATGTACAGCGCGGAGCCGGGCACCCCGTCCGAGGCGGCGCTGAGCCTGCTCGCCTCCGGGGTGCCCCTCCACGACGACCGGGTCTGGCTCACGACCGACCACCGCTGA
- a CDS encoding BBE domain-containing protein — protein sequence MTDPAHNRSGVPWSTLYFKGNYPRLQRAKREWDPTNFFRHRMSIEPAAR from the coding sequence ATGACCGACCCGGCGCACAACCGGTCCGGCGTGCCGTGGTCGACCCTGTACTTCAAGGGCAACTACCCGAGGCTCCAGCGGGCGAAGCGCGAGTGGGACCCGACCAATTTCTTCCGGCACCGGATGTCCATCGAACCCGCCGCCCGATAA
- a CDS encoding MFS transporter, whose translation MSSVDQETSTAGGGFAPPRITGKHRLILVLLLSASFTLAVDFSILNVALPVIGSDVGFSLENLQWIATAFALCAAGFTLLFGRVADLFGRRRMFIGGMALLGVASLVGGLAVSPTMLLVARVAQGLATAAVTPAALSLLTTSFPEGPLRSKALGLNGALMAAGFTTGAILGGVLTDMLSWRWAFFINVPVALVVLVLAPIVLTESRPAIRPKLDVPGAVAVTLGLLAIVYGLTTAGEKSWGDPTALGSLAVGAVLLVVFWLVEKRVESPLVPVAFLKRRTVGWGNLAGMLAFVTETSLVFLLTLYLQKVLGYSPLTAGLSFAVLGLGTVLGGTIAPRVIGAIGTRNTIVVGFAVQAVATLSLVLLGPAPAWIALLLVATFVGGVANLIAIVGYMVTATSGLPEHEQGLATGLATMSQQVGITMGIPIMSAVVTARVHSSGGENPGSVLEGVSTAIFVNAALCVVAAVLVSVFLKPAKQLAA comes from the coding sequence ATGTCCAGTGTCGATCAGGAAACAAGCACCGCCGGTGGTGGGTTCGCGCCGCCGCGGATTACCGGCAAGCACCGCCTGATCCTGGTTCTGCTGCTGAGCGCGAGCTTCACCCTGGCGGTCGACTTCTCAATCCTCAACGTCGCCCTGCCCGTCATCGGCTCCGACGTCGGGTTCTCCCTGGAGAACCTCCAGTGGATCGCCACCGCGTTCGCGCTGTGCGCGGCGGGCTTCACCCTGCTGTTCGGGCGGGTCGCCGACCTGTTCGGCCGCAGGCGCATGTTCATCGGCGGCATGGCGCTGCTGGGCGTCGCCTCGCTGGTGGGCGGCCTCGCGGTGTCCCCGACGATGCTGCTGGTCGCCCGCGTCGCGCAGGGCCTTGCCACCGCGGCCGTCACGCCCGCCGCGCTGTCGCTGCTGACGACGTCGTTCCCCGAGGGCCCGCTGCGGTCCAAGGCGCTGGGCCTCAACGGCGCGCTGATGGCGGCCGGGTTCACCACCGGGGCGATCCTCGGCGGCGTGCTCACCGACATGCTCAGCTGGCGGTGGGCGTTCTTCATCAACGTGCCCGTCGCGCTGGTCGTGCTGGTGCTCGCGCCGATCGTGCTGACCGAGAGCCGTCCCGCGATCCGGCCGAAGCTCGACGTGCCCGGCGCCGTCGCGGTGACCCTCGGGCTGCTGGCGATCGTCTACGGGCTCACCACGGCGGGCGAGAAGTCGTGGGGCGACCCGACCGCACTCGGTTCGCTGGCGGTCGGCGCGGTGCTGCTCGTCGTGTTCTGGCTCGTGGAGAAGCGCGTCGAGTCCCCGCTGGTGCCGGTCGCGTTCCTCAAGCGCCGGACCGTCGGCTGGGGCAACCTGGCGGGGATGCTGGCGTTCGTGACGGAGACCTCGCTGGTCTTCCTGCTCACCCTGTACCTGCAGAAGGTCCTCGGCTACTCGCCGCTGACCGCCGGTCTGTCCTTCGCCGTGCTCGGTCTCGGCACCGTGCTGGGCGGCACCATCGCGCCCCGCGTCATCGGCGCCATCGGCACCAGGAACACCATCGTCGTCGGGTTCGCCGTCCAGGCCGTGGCGACGCTGTCGCTGGTGCTGCTCGGCCCCGCCCCCGCGTGGATCGCGCTGCTGCTGGTGGCGACGTTCGTCGGCGGCGTGGCGAACCTGATCGCGATCGTCGGCTACATGGTCACCGCGACGTCCGGCCTGCCCGAGCACGAGCAGGGCCTGGCCACCGGTCTGGCCACGATGAGCCAGCAGGTCGGCATCACCATGGGCATCCCGATCATGAGTGCCGTCGTGACCGCGCGGGTGCACTCCTCGGGCGGCGAGAACCCCGGTTCCGTGCTCGAGGGCGTGTCGACGGCCATCTTCGTCAACGCCGCGCTCTGCGTCGTGGCGGCGGTCCTCGTGTCGGTGTTCCTCAAGCCCGCCAAGCAGCTCGCCGCATGA
- a CDS encoding VCBS repeat-containing protein, translated as MSLIPPKFTGEIVADQLRDGYWLEAPDVDGDGRPDLFGYGLRLGEIYWYQNTPGWPRRLVADGFRMPVGADYADISGNGHPDILVCHELYGPIGTIHDPDTAGGKIDWIENPGGADKDDSRWQRHYIGRATGMHRLRVGHFTQTERLEVIGLPIVAKADVHAVLPVVMFTQPDDVHTATEWPMTVIDDSTFRMIHGAEKKKGLVPGSDLDTLLLASDEGVTWLHYDAVAGRWHKDLIGTGELTQFRDTGFRGSGDLDAGSLGGDPFAYVAAIEPFHGNTVAVYLKDGEGGWKRTLLDVFGDPNENGEGPGHQIVCADFDGDGEDEFLVALRGPWPWQGVMYYKAVDAANGVFAKWRVSDESVARIATADFNGDGRLDFATIAYSVQNYYVAEDAKIMVYRNGIEGPTDGG; from the coding sequence ATGTCCCTGATCCCCCCGAAGTTCACCGGCGAGATCGTCGCCGACCAGCTGCGCGACGGCTACTGGCTGGAGGCGCCGGACGTCGACGGCGACGGTCGCCCCGACCTGTTCGGCTACGGCCTGCGCCTGGGCGAGATCTACTGGTACCAGAACACCCCCGGCTGGCCGCGCCGCCTCGTGGCCGACGGCTTCCGGATGCCGGTCGGCGCGGACTACGCCGACATCAGCGGCAACGGGCACCCGGACATCCTGGTGTGCCACGAGCTCTACGGACCCATAGGCACCATCCACGATCCGGACACCGCGGGCGGCAAGATCGACTGGATCGAGAACCCCGGCGGCGCGGACAAGGACGACTCGCGCTGGCAGCGGCACTACATCGGCCGCGCGACCGGCATGCACCGCCTGCGGGTCGGGCACTTCACCCAGACCGAGCGGCTGGAGGTCATCGGCCTGCCCATCGTCGCGAAGGCCGACGTGCACGCCGTGCTGCCGGTCGTGATGTTCACCCAGCCCGACGACGTGCACACCGCGACCGAGTGGCCGATGACCGTGATCGACGACAGCACGTTCCGGATGATCCACGGCGCCGAGAAGAAGAAGGGCCTCGTGCCGGGATCCGACCTGGACACCCTGCTGCTGGCCTCCGACGAGGGCGTGACCTGGCTGCACTACGACGCGGTGGCGGGCCGGTGGCACAAGGACCTGATCGGGACCGGTGAGCTGACCCAGTTCCGCGACACCGGGTTCCGCGGCAGCGGCGACCTCGACGCGGGAAGCCTCGGCGGTGACCCGTTCGCCTACGTGGCCGCGATCGAGCCGTTCCACGGCAACACCGTCGCGGTCTACCTCAAGGACGGCGAGGGCGGCTGGAAGCGCACGCTGCTCGACGTCTTCGGCGACCCGAACGAGAACGGCGAGGGGCCCGGCCACCAGATCGTCTGCGCGGACTTCGACGGCGACGGCGAGGACGAGTTCCTGGTCGCGCTGCGCGGCCCGTGGCCGTGGCAGGGCGTCATGTACTACAAGGCGGTCGACGCCGCCAACGGCGTGTTCGCCAAGTGGCGGGTCTCCGACGAGTCGGTCGCTCGCATCGCCACCGCCGACTTCAACGGCGACGGCAGGCTCGACTTCGCCACCATCGC
- the wecB gene encoding non-hydrolyzing UDP-N-acetylglucosamine 2-epimerase — protein MRKVAVILGTRPEAIKCAPVIRALHEDPRFTPVVLSTGQHRQMLDETLDAFGIRPDLDLDVMTDKQTLSQVTHRALSGLADRLTRCAVEAVMVHGDTATTLAGGLAGFHHRVPVVHIEAGLRSGNLHSPFPEEANRRLVAQIADLHLAPTPGNSANLIREGIGEGRIVVTGNTVVDALRWASTRSTGYGHPDLADLDDDPRRVVLASAHRRESWDMLPQIGKALRALAADPGIRVVVPLHRNPVVREGLLPEIAGVDNITVVDPLGYLEFCGLMRRSDLILSDSSGAEEEGPALGKPTLVLRDITERPEAITAGAARLVGRTTDRIVDEVTSLLGDQWRYDQMAGADNPYGDGHASERVVGALAHFFGDGPAVMPFVPGCRIQRSDALAGSAVYAA, from the coding sequence ATGCGAAAGGTTGCTGTAATCCTCGGCACCCGACCGGAAGCCATCAAATGCGCTCCCGTGATCCGGGCGCTGCACGAGGACCCGCGTTTCACCCCCGTCGTGCTGTCGACCGGGCAGCACCGGCAGATGCTCGACGAGACGCTCGACGCGTTCGGCATCCGCCCGGACCTCGACCTCGACGTGATGACCGACAAGCAGACCCTGTCCCAGGTCACCCACCGGGCCCTGAGCGGGCTGGCCGACCGGCTGACCCGGTGCGCCGTCGAGGCCGTGATGGTGCACGGCGACACCGCCACCACGCTCGCCGGCGGCCTGGCCGGGTTCCACCACCGCGTGCCGGTCGTGCACATCGAGGCAGGCCTGCGCAGCGGGAACCTGCACTCGCCGTTCCCGGAGGAGGCCAACCGCAGGCTCGTCGCCCAGATCGCCGACCTGCACCTGGCCCCGACCCCCGGCAACAGCGCCAACCTCATCCGCGAGGGCATCGGCGAGGGCCGGATCGTGGTCACCGGCAACACCGTGGTCGACGCGCTGCGCTGGGCGAGCACGCGGTCCACCGGCTACGGCCACCCCGACCTGGCCGACCTCGACGACGACCCGCGCCGGGTGGTGCTGGCCTCCGCGCACCGCCGCGAGTCCTGGGACATGCTGCCGCAGATCGGGAAGGCGCTGCGCGCGCTCGCCGCCGACCCCGGCATCCGGGTGGTCGTGCCGCTGCACCGCAACCCCGTCGTGCGCGAGGGCCTGCTGCCCGAGATCGCGGGCGTGGACAACATCACCGTCGTGGACCCGTTGGGGTACCTGGAGTTCTGCGGCCTCATGCGCCGGTCGGACCTCATCCTGTCCGACAGCAGCGGCGCCGAGGAGGAGGGGCCCGCGCTCGGCAAGCCGACGCTCGTGCTGCGCGACATCACCGAACGGCCGGAGGCCATCACCGCGGGGGCCGCGCGGCTGGTCGGCCGGACGACCGACCGGATCGTGGACGAGGTCACGTCGCTGCTGGGCGACCAGTGGCGCTACGACCAGATGGCGGGCGCGGACAACCCCTACGGCGACGGCCACGCCAGCGAACGGGTCGTCGGGGCGCTGGCGCACTTCTTCGGCGACGGCCCGGCCGTGATGCCGTTCGTGCCCGGCTGCCGGATCCAGCGCTCCGACGCCCTGGCGGGCTCCGCCGTGTACGCCGCATGA